From Apium graveolens cultivar Ventura chromosome 9, ASM990537v1, whole genome shotgun sequence, the proteins below share one genomic window:
- the LOC141684932 gene encoding uncharacterized protein LOC141684932, translated as MKTTNQENIKPVDGNDHSSGFGFGFDFAFGYKELHEAPLFVYADELFDSGMIKPLKVYEDSDPLIVKGKNEKFLLKKGSDHRKDSRSSSSSRVFELSPNFSANIQKERMEKSSLGSRSWSPSSSDWCKKWKLRDLLLFRSVSEGHASTKDDHGKKCRETVGFGFRDRSDFSEVKKGGERRRKKEGISAHERLYVKNRRAGEEMKRKTFLPYRKTLLIGCSDLDPGVYEYCKGHAVELKC; from the coding sequence ATGAAAACAACTAACCAAGAAAACATTAAACCAGTAGATGGAAATGATCATAGTAGCGGTTTCGGTTTCGGTTTCGATTTTGCTTTCGGGTACAAAGAGCTGCACGAGGCTCCTCTGTTTGTTTACGCAGATGAACTTTTCGACAGTGGTATGATCAAGCCTTTGAAGGTTTATGAAGATTCTGATCCATTGATTGTAAAAGGAAAAAACGAGAAGTTCTTGCTGAAAAAAGGCTCTGATCATCGAAAAGATTCGAGAAGCAGTTCATCTTCGAGAGTATTCGAATTATCACCAAATTTTTCCGCTAATATTCAAAAAGAAAGAATGGAAAAATCTTCTTTAGGTTCGAGGTCATGGAGTCCGAGTTCAAGCGACTGGTGCAAGAAATGGAAGCTGAGAGATTTATTATTGTTTCGAAGCGTATCGGAAGGTCATGCAAGTACGAAAGACGATCATGGCAAAAAATGCCGTGAGACTGTAGGTTTTGGGTTCAGAGATCGGAGTGATTTTAGTGAAGTAAAAAAAGGCGGCGAGAGACGGAGGAAGAAGGAGGGCATATCTGCTCATGAAAGGCTTTATGTGAAGAACAGGAGAGCAGGAGAGGAGATGAAGAGGAAGACATTCTTGCCTTACAGAAAAACTCTGTTGATTGGTTGTTCTGATCTTGATCCTGGTGTTTATGAATATTGCAAGGGACATGCAGTTGAGTTGAAATGCTGA
- the LOC141683086 gene encoding uncharacterized protein LOC141683086: protein MEEKTNVVMEHPGHDHLLILNENYIAKKGDVCRGCCEEIDSCESSFIYSCINLTSTASTSNSGVKYLCAIFLLHKTCAELPREIVNPTDPNEVLSFHSWVRPRYENCTICGLWRRRTYFTYRSSFNPKICVCVKCAGIQVQQSKEDTIFVHPGHSHPLALIEQLSSFRCCACKVIDNILASSYRCTKCQFWIHKSCGDAPPSFQFQFHKHPLILSFSLPKVYLKFYQFCRICHERLYWIEWLYCCRSCRYFTHFQCARSRSSLLSSGENETFPNLVHLPAADELSLNLLLEQFIKDKIILSDSSNNSSISGATNYIKHWSHEEHDLKLITTDELYDRKNDDEILLLCDGCVEPVRTCDSQIYACLPCKYFMHKFCAEFPGEIEHHLWPGKTLVAYMYSESFEVFYCDGCAIYSNGIFFSMILPNERRTIRLHIGCVTLPEVIKHEAHSHQLQLHQDTKHACNACGYKYVECKYECKDCRFNICGACIRMVKTYKNRWDPHPLHLIYDAGMVEKHEHEFDCEFCSQEINTNRWFYHCSKCDLSFHTYCILKSSDRYYNVKFGATDIIKDKVHPHGLTFVFNKKVRPCRNCKEESRGKTVLQCAPCNSTIFCQCWGKWCWE from the exons ATGGAAGAGAAAACTAATGTAGTAATGGAGCACCCTGGCCACGATCACTTGCTAATCCTGAATGAAAATTACATTGCTAAAAAGGGTGATGTTTGTCGTGGCTGCTGTGAAGAAATAGATTCATGTGAATCATCATTTATTTATAGTTGCATCAACCTCACTAGCACCGCTAGTACTAGTAATAGTGGTGTCAAAtatctttgtgctatatttttACTCCACAAAACTTGTGCAGAGTTACCCCGAGAGATTGTAAACCCAACTGACCCGAATGAGGTTCTCTCTTTTCACTCTTGGGTCCGTCCGCGGTATGAAAATTGTACAATATGTGGCTTGTGGAGGAGACGAACTTATTTCACCTATCGCAGTAGTTTCAATCCTAAAATTTGTGTTTGCGTCAAATGTGCTGGAATCCAAGTTCAGCAGTCCAAAGAGGACACTATATTTGTGCATCCAGGTCATAGTCATCCGTTAGCCTTAATCGAGCAACTGTCCTCATTTAGATGTTGTGCTTGCAAAGTAATTGATAATATATTAGCCTCGTCTTATAGATGCACCAAATGTCAGTTCTGGATCCACAAAAGTTGTGGTGATGCACCTCCCTCTTTCCAATTTCAATTTCATAAACACCCTCTTATCCTCTCATTTTCTCTTCCTAAAGTCTACCTGAAATTTTATCAGTTCTGTAGAATCTGCCATGAAAGACTGTATTGGATAGAATGGCTTTACTGTTGTCGCAGCTGCAGATATTTCACTCATTTTCAGTGTGCTAGATCAAGATCAAGTCTGTTGAG CTCCGGTGAGAACGAAACATTTCCTAATTTGGTGCACCTGCCCGCAGCCGATGAATTATCCCTAAATCTATTGCTTGAGCAATTTATAAAGGATAAGATTATTCTATCTGATTCTTCTAACAATAGTAGCATCTCTGGTGCAACAAATTATATTAAACATTGGTCTCATGAAGAACATGATCTTAAACTCATAACAACTGATGAGTTGTATGATCGGAAAAATGATGATGAAATATTATTGCTTTGTGATGGTTGTGTGGAACCGGTTCGAACTTGTGATAGTCAAATATATGCTTGTCTTCCTTGCAAATACTTTATGCACAAATTCTGCGCCGAGTTTCCTGGAGAGATTGAACACCACCTTTGGCCAGGTAAAACGCTAGTTGCATATATGTATAGTGAGTCATTCGAGGTTTTCTACTGTGATGGTTGTGCAATTTATAGCAATGGTATATTCTTTAGTATGATACTACCCAATGAGCGCCGCACAATCCGTCTTCATATTGGATGTGTGACCTTACCCGAAGTTATCAAACACGAAGCTCACAGTCACCAACTTCAACTTCATCAAGACACAAAGCATGCTTGTAATGCCTGCGGATATAAGTATGTTGAATGTAAGTACGAATGTAAAGATTGCAGGTTCAATATTTGCGGAGCATGTATTAGGATGGTAAAAACATACAAAAACAGGTGGGATCCTCACCCCCTGCACTTGATATATGATGCTGGCATGGTGGAAAAACATGAGCATGAGTTTGACTGTGAGTTTTGCTCTCAAGAAATAAACACAAACAGATGGTTCTATCATTGCAGTAAGTGTGATCTTTCATTTCATACTTACTGTATCTTAAAGTCATCTGATCGGTACTACAATGTAAAGTTTGGGGCTACCGATATAATTAAAGACAAAGTGCATCCCCACGGACTCACATTTGTTTTCAACAAAAAGGTTCGTCCCTGCCGGAACTGTAAGGAAGAAAGTCGTGGTAAAACGGTACTCCAATGTGCACCATGTAATAGTACCATATTCTGCCAATGCTGGGGCAAGTGGTGCTGGGAATGA
- the LOC141686951 gene encoding uncharacterized protein LOC141686951, with protein sequence MASIHAQLFILLLVAATLLVVSEANRNFTKGPQTWNFGFNFSSGWPWNRPNIPQIYSSPPGFNFTAGWPWNSPNIPPKYSSPPGFNFTGGWPPKRPNVPQTRKFVVGDDEKWHYGFNYTDWAIKSGPFYLNDTLVFKYDPPSNSTFPHSVYQLQNYRSFENCDLRKAKRLASVTQGGGNGFELVLENWKPYYLSCGEHNGIHCKDGLMKFSVMPLIRWNY encoded by the exons ATGGCTTCCATACATGCACAACTGTTCATTCTGTTGCTTGTAGCAGCTACATTATTAGTAGTTAGTGAGGCCAACAGAAACTTCACTAAAGGGCCACAAACTTGGAATTTTGGCTTCAATTTTTCCTCTGGTTGGCCGTGGAATCGCCCAAATATTCCACAGATTTACAGCAGTCCTCCTGGCTTCAATTTCACAGCCGGTTGGCCATGGAATTCACCAAACATTCCACCCAAATACAGCAGTCCCCCTGGCTTCAATTTCACCGGTGGTTGGCCTCCGAAACGCCCAAATGTTCCTCAGACAAGAAAATTTGTCGTTGGTGATGACGAGAAATGGCATTATGGTTTTAACTACACTGACTGGGCTATCAAGAGCGGCCCCTTCTATCTCAATGACACTCTAG TGTTCAAGTATGATCCACCAAGTAATAGTACATTTCCTCATAGCGTCTATCAACTACAAAATTATCGAAGTTTTGAGAATTGCGACCTACGAAAAGCAAAAAGATTGGCTTCAGTGACACAAGGCGGAGGAAATGGATTTGAGCTGGTGCTGGAGAATTGGAAGCCTTACTATCTGTCATGTGGTGAACACAATGGCATCCATTGCAAAGATGGCCTCATGAAATTCTCTGTCATGCCCCTTATTCGTTGGAATTACTAA
- the LOC141687344 gene encoding uncharacterized protein LOC141687344: protein MKHVAHEHFLVLNEDYTAREGDFCCGCSEQIVSCKSFVYSCSNITSTTSTSSHVDYCTKFLLHKTCAELPPTLVHQTDPNESLVFHSVNKTQVTSIYLPYTCCQICGLPWKWFSYCSSSVSLFYVCFKCALFSFQQSKEDLIFEHPGHSHPLALIEYPSSFKCHACKVNDVTIIDVSYRCTKCQFWIHKSCGDATASFQFQFHKHPLSLSFSLPQVDHRFVQHCRLCNEALSRIEWLYCCRRCRFFTHFQCARSRTLMLSSGENETFSNLVQLPATDELSRNLLLEQFIKEIMPKECNNNNSNIFSTTYVKHWAHEEHDLKLITISELCDGKHDDDDDILLICDGCVKPIRTDDGQSYYGCVPCKFFMHKLCAELPREIEHHLWPGNTLSAEMSSEPFLFETCDGCGVDCNGIFFTWDLPSKGIIRLHIGCVTLPKIIKHEAHPHQLEQVWKDGHACNACGMSRDQYGYRSSDGTFRSTLNSVFNYRCEKCNFYICARCITYARTMKHRWDPHPLDLTYDPGMVTDHEHDFDCEYCSREINTNTWFYHCSKCDLSYDPYCLEKSSYRQYEYVKFGATDITMDRLHPHGLTFVLNKKVRRCNSCGERSHGEPVLQCAPCNTIFCMTCCNWCWVLKMYAQREIET from the exons ATGAAGCACGTTGCTCACGAGCACTTTCTAGTCCTGAATGAAGATTACACTGCTAGAGAGGGTGATTTTTGTTGTGGCTGCAGCGAGCAAATAGTTTCATGTAAATCATTTGTTTATAGTTGCAGCAACATCACTAGCACTACTAGTACTAGCAGTCATGTTGATTATTGTACAAAGTTTTTACTCCACAAAACCTGTGCAGAATTACCCCCAACACTTGTACACCAAACTGATCCAAATGAGTCTCTCGTTTTTCACTCAGTTAACAAAACTCAAGTGACTTCAATTTATTTACCGTATACCTGTTGTCAGATTTGCGGCTTGCCATGGAAATGGTTCTCTTATTGTAGTTCCAGTGTAAGTTTGTTTTATGTTTGCTTCAAATGTGCTTTGTTCTCATTTCAGCAGTCCAAGGAGGACCTGATATTTGAGCATCCAGGTCACAGTCATCCATTAGCCTTAATCGAGTATCCGTCCTCATTTAAATGTCATGCATGCAAGGTAAATGATGTTACTATAATAGACGTGTCTTATAGATGCACCAAATGTCAGTTTTGGATCCACAAGAGTTGCGGTGATGCAACAGCCTCTTTCCAGTTTCAATTTCATAAACATCCTCTTAGCCTCTCCTTTTCTCTTCCTCAAGTTGATCACAGATTTGTTCAGCATTGTAGACTTTGCAATGAGGCACTCAGCCGGATAGAGTGGCTTTACTGTTGCAGACGATGTAGATTTTTCACCCATTTCCAATGTGCTAGATCAAGAACATTAATGTTAAG CTCCGGTGAAAATGAAACATTTTCTAATTTGGTGCAACTCCCGGCAACAGATGAATTATCCCGAAATCTATTGCTTGAGCAATTTATCAAGGAAATTATGCCGAAGGAATGTAACAATAACAACAGTAACATCTTTAGCACAACTTATGTCAAACATTGGGCACACGAAGAACATGATCTTAAACTCATAACAATTAGCGAGTTGTGTGATGGGAAACATGACGATGATGATGATATACTATTGATTTGCGATGGTTGTGTCAAGCCCATCCGAACTGATGATGGTCAATCCTACTATGGTTGTGTTCCTTGTAAATTTTTTATGCATAAACTCTGTGCGGAGTTGCCTAGAGAGATTGAACACCACCTTTGGCCAGGTAACACTCTATCTGCAGAGATGTCTAGCGAACCATTTCTGTTCGAAACGTGTGATGGTTGTGGAGTTGACTGCAATGGTATATTCTTTACTTGGGATCTGCCTAGCAAGGGCATCATCCGTCTTCATATCGGATGTGTGACCTTACCGAAAATTATAAAACACGAAGCTCACCCTCACCAACTGGAACAAGTTTGGAAGGACGGTCATGCTTGTAATGCATGCGGAATGTCTCGTGATCAATATGGGTACAGAAGTTCTGACGGTACATTCCGTTCGACTTTGAACTCTGTTTTCAACTACAGATGTGAAAAATGCAATTTCTATATATGTGCGAGATGTATTACTTATGCAAGAACAATGAAGCACAGGTGGGATCCTCACCCTCTCGACTTGACCTACGATCCTGGAATGGTGACTGATCACGAGCATGACTTCGACTGTGAGTACTGCTCTCGTGAAATAAACACAAACACATGGTTCTACCATTGCAGTAAATGTGATCTTTCATATGATCCTTATTGTCTTGAAAAGTCATCTTACCGCCAGTACGAATATGTCAAGTTTGGGGCTACTGATATAACTATGGACAGACTCCATCCCCACGGACTCACATTTGTTTTGAACAAAAAGGTTCGTAGATGTAATTCATGTGGCGAGCGAAGCCATGGTGAACCGGTCCTCCAATGTGCACCATGTAATACCATATTCTGCATGACCTGCTGTAACTGGTGTTGGGTTTTGAAAATGTATGCTCAGAGAGAGATAGAAACGTGA
- the LOC141687345 gene encoding geraniol 8-hydroxylase-like, producing MWRVQILSHYMLSHLYICVNLSPFTVTSSATTAPSKNMDIVTISAVCILLAFILLSLPRSRGKSPQNIPPGPYLLPIIGNIHKLGKHPHKSLANLAQVYGPIMCLKLGRITTIVISSSSTAQQVLQKQDLAFSSRCQLDAVQASCHNKYSAVFLPVGSRWRSLRKIMSSYIFAANRLDKNQHLRSRKVHELVRFCEKCCQSGEPVDIGRAAFLTSLNLLSNTIFSKDMIDSYENLEAKEFRDLVWNIMVEAGKPNLVDYFPILRWIDPQGIRRRMTGHFEKLIKLFDGVLKERLELRRMGKASDNTSTTDVLEELLKMLQTDEIDEAQIHNLFIDLFVAGTDTTSSTVEWAMSEILRNPKTILVKVKTELNQEIGKGKIVQETDISKLVYLQCILKQTMRLHPPAPFLIPRQVKEEVQLCGYTIPKNSQVLVNAWAIGRDPKLWINPLSFQPERFMDSQIDFNGHGYELIPFGAGRRICPGMPLAMRMVPVMLGSLINCFDWELEGGILPEKLDMEEKFGITLAKLHPLRAVATLVVL from the exons ATGTGGAGAGTTCAAATCTTGTCACATTATATGCTCTCACATCTGTACATCTGTGTAAACTTATCTCCTTTTACTGTCACTAGTTCTGCAACCACAGCTCCATCAAAAAACATGGACATAGTTACAATCAGTGCAGTGTGCATACTGCTTGCCTTTATTCTGCTCTCACTTCCAAGATCTAGAGGCAAGTCCCCTCAAAACATTCCACCAGGACCTTACCTGTTACCAATCATCGGAAATATACACAAACTTGGCAAGCACCCTCATAAATCCTTAGCCAACCTCGCTCAAGTTTACGGTCCAATCATGTGTTTAAAATTAGGCCGCATTACCACCATAGTCATTTCTTCATCAAGCACAGCTCAACAAGTCCTTCAGAAGCAAGACTTGGCATTCTCTAGTCGTTGTCAGCTTGACGCTGTACAGGCTTCGTGCCATAATAAATACTCTGCAGTATTTTTGCCTGTTGGCAGTCGGTGGAGAAGCCTCAGAAAAATTATGAGCTCGTATATTTTTGCAGCTAACAGGCTCGATAAAAATCAGCATCTGCGCAGTAGGAAGGTGCATGAGCTTGTTAGATTCTGTGAAAAGTGTTGCCAAAGTGGTGAGCCTGTAGATATTGGCCGCGCTGCTTTTCTGACTTCGCTCAATCTTTTGTCAAACACTATTTTttccaaggatatgatagattcATACGAAAATTTGGAGGCTAAGGAGTTTAGGGACTTAGTGTGGAACATTATGGTTGAAGCTGGGAAGCCTAATTTGGTCGATTACTTTCCTATTCTTCGTTGGATCGATCCACAAGGTATAAGGCGGCGAATGACAGGTCATTTTGAGAAGCTAATCAAGTTATTTGATGGTGTACTTAAGGAACGGTTGGAACTGAGGAGAATGGGGAAGGCTAGCGATAATACCAGTACGACAGACGTGCTTGAAGAACTGCTAAAGATGTTACAAACAGATGAAATCGATGAAGCTCAAATCCATAACCTATTTATT GACTTATTTGTTGCAGGAACAGATACAACTTCAAGCACAGTGGAATGGGCAATGTCTGAGATATTACGAAATCCAAAAACAATACTGGTAAAGGTAAAAACTGAGCTGAACCAAGAGATCGGAAAAGGCAAGATTGTACAAGAAACAGACATTTCCAAGTTGGTTTATTTGCAATGTATTTTGAAACAAACTATGAGGTTACACCCCCCAGCCCCCTTCTTAATACCACGCCAAGTAAAAGAAGAAGTTCAGCTCTGTGGCTACACCATTCCAAAGAATTCGCAAGTGCTAGTCAATGCATGGGCTATTGGACGCGATCCTAAGCTATGGATAAATCCCCTGTCTTTTCAACCAGAGAGGTTCATGGACTCTCAAATTGACTTCAACGGGCATGGTTACGAGCTAATTCCATTTGGTGCAGGTCGAAGGATATGTCCTGGAATGCCATTGGCTATGAGGATGGTTCCAGTTATGTTAGGCTCACTCATAAATTGTTTTGACTGGGAACTCGAAGGTGGGATTCTGCCAGAGAAGTTGGACATGGAGGAAAAATTCGGGATCACACTAGCAAAGCTTCATCCGCTTCGTGCTGTAGCAACTCTAGTTGTTCTTTAG
- the LOC141687347 gene encoding serine carboxypeptidase 1-like — translation MKGITLLLLLSLLCLVVSVQCYGGNGYNPLDKHMKAQKAKRMSTFHVEGTQEDVLRAEYSPVYIGSQDGLKEADKVESLPGQPDGATFEQYSGYVTVDPVAGRALFYYFAQSENSSSQPLVLWLNGGPGCSSFGNGAMMELGPFRVNSDGKTLSQNKYAWNDVANVLFLESPAGVGFSYSNRTSDFATGDKKTAEDSYTFLINWLERFPEYKTRDFFITGESYAGHYIPQLAQLILHNNKITNQTIINLKGIAIGNAYIDEETQNKGTIDYFWSHAMISDEAREGIFLNCDFSPNVNVSETCETFLEQVDLGDIDPYDIYAPLCSPQNGSFSTSGFDPCSGNYIDTYLNTPQVQASLHVTIPPKFWSSCSAKVNWTEAPATVLPVIKELMNSGISVWLYSGDTDGVVAVTTTRYAIDLLQTSVKTQFYPWYNQAEVGGYAVGYENLTFVTVRGSGHFVPSYQPSRGLAMFSSFLAGKLPPSKAN, via the exons ATGAAAGGCATTACATTGCTTTTGTTACTTTCTTTGTTATGCCTGGTGGTTTCTGTACAATGTTACGGTGGAAATGGATATAACCCTCTTGACAAGCATATGAAGGCTCAGAAGGCGAAAAGAATGTCTACTTTCCATGTTGAAGGAACTCAAGAAGACGTTCTAAGAGCTGAGTATTCACCTGTGTATATTGGATCTCAAGATGGATTGAAGGAAGCTGACAAGGTAGAATCATTGCCAGGGCAACCTGATGGAGCAACTTTTGAACAATACTCGGGATATGTCACAGTTGATCCCGTTGCTGGAAGAGCACTTTTCTACTATTTTGCACAGTCTGAAAATTCTTCTAGCCAGCCTTTGGTTCTTTGGCTAAACGGAG GGCCTGGCTGTTCTTCATTTGGAAATGGAGCAATGATGGAACTTGGACCTTTTAGAGTAAATAGTGATGGAAAAACATTATCCCAGAACAAGTATGCCTGGAATGATG TGGCAAATGTGTTATTCTTGGAATCCCCTGCTGGTGTTGGATTTTCATATTCCAACAGAACTTCAGACTTTGCAACTGGAGATAAAAAGACTGCTGAAGATAGTTATACATTTTTGATTAACTGGCTAGAAAGATTTCCCGAATACAAAACCCGAGATTTCTTCATTACTGGAGAAAGCTATGCAGGACACTATATTCCACAATTAGCACAATTAATTCTTCACAACAACAAAATCACCAACCAGACTATCATTAACCTTAAAGGAATTGCA ATTGGAAATGCATATATAGATGAGGAAACACAAAACAAAGGAACAATAGATTACTTCTGGTCACATGCTATGATATCTGATGAAGCTCGTGAGGGCATTTTCCTAAACTGCGACTTTTCACCAAATGTAAATGTTTCAGAAACATGTGAAACTTTTCTTGAACAAGTAGATCTTGGAGATATTGATCCTTACGATATATATGCTCCCTTATGCAGTCCTCAAAATGGTTCATTCTCG aCATCAGGATTTGATCCATGCTCAGGTAATTACATCGACACCTACTTGAATACTCCGCAAGTTCAGGCATCACTTCATGTCACTATTCCTCCCAAGTTTTGGTCATCTTGCAG CGCTAAAGTTAACTGGACGGAAGCCCCAGCAACAGTCTTGCCAGTCATCAAGGAACTAATGAACAGTGGCATCAGTGTTTGGCTATATAG CGGGGACACGGATGGTGTAGTGGCAGTAACAACAACAAGATATGCAATTGATCTTCTTCAAACATCTGTTAAAACACAATTCTACCCTTGGTACAATCAAGCCGAG GTGGGAGGATATGCGGTTGGATATGAAAATTTGACATTCGTGACTGTAAGGGGATCTGGACATTTCGTTCCAAGTTATCAGCCTTCTCGCGGACTTGCAATGTTCTCTTCCTTTTTGGCTGGAAAGCTTCCTCCGTCCAAAGCCAACTAA
- the LOC141684933 gene encoding serine carboxypeptidase 1-like: protein MTKIAHLLSLSLLCFVASVQCYGANGNNPLEKLIKEKLIKAQKSKRISTIRNEVLNVEYSPVYIGSQDGLKEADKLDSLPGQPDGANFDQYSGYVTVDPVAGRALFYYLAQSENSSSQPLVLWLNGGPGCSSFGNGAMMELGPFRVNSDGKTLSQNKYAWNNEANMLFLESPAGVGFSYSNTTSDYVTGDTKTAEDAYTFLINWLARFPEYQTRDFFITGESYAGHYIPQLAQLILQNNKITNQTIINLKGIAIGNAYIDEETQFKGTIDYFWSHALLSDEVYEGIILNCNFSANANISEACETSLDQANVGDIFPYDIYAPLCGSSTDSPSISGFDPCTDNYIYTYLNTQQVQTSLHVTIPPKTWESCSGVIDYTEAPSTVLPVIKELMNSGISVWLYSGDTDGVVSVTTTRYAIDYLQTTVKTQWYPWYTQAEVGGYAVGYENLTFVTVRGSGHFVPSYQPSRALALFSSFLAGELPPSNEN from the exons ATGACAAAGATTGCACATCTTTTATCACTTTCTTTGCTATGCTTTGTGGCTTCTGTACAATGTTATGGTGCAAATGGAAATAACCCTCTTGAAAAGCTTATCAAAGAAAAGCTTATCAAAGCTCAGAAGTCGAAAAGGATATCTACCATTCGTAATGAAGTTTTAAATGTCGAGTATTCACCTGTGTATATTGGATCTCAAGATGGATTGAAGGAAGCTGACAAGTTAGATTCATTGCCAGGGCAACCTGATGGAGCAAATTTTGATCAATACTCCGGATATGTCACAGTTGATCCGGTTGCTGGAAGAGCACTTTTCTACTATCTTGCGCAGTCTGAAAATTCTTCTAGCCAGCCTTTGGTTCTCTGGCTAAACGGAG GACCTGGCTGCTCTTCCTTTGGGAATGGAGCGATGATGGAACTTGGTCCATTTAGAGTCAATAGTGATGGCAAAACTTTATCCCAGAACAAGTATGCTTGGAACAATG AAGCAAACATGTTATTTTTGGAGTCCCCAGCTGGTGTTGGATTTTCATACTCCAACACAACATCAGATTATGTAACTGGAGATACAAAAACTGCAGAAGATGCTTatacatttttaataaattggcTAGCAAGGTTTCCCGAATACCAAACCCGAGATTTCTTCATTACTGGAGAGAGTTATGCAGGACACTATATTCCTCAATTAGCTCAACTAATTCTTCAGAACAACAAAATCACCAATCAAACTATTATTAACCTAAAAGGAATTGCT ATTGGTAACGCATACATAGACGAGGAAACTCAATTTAAAGGAACAATAGATTACTTCTGGTCACATGCTTTACTATCTGATGAAGTTTATGAGGGCATCATCCTAAACTGCAACTTTTCAGCAAATGCAAATATTTCAGAAGCATGTGAAACTTCCCTTGATCAAGCAAATGTTGGCGATATCTTTCCCTATGATATATATGCTCCCTTGTGCGGTTCCTCAACTGATTCACCGTCG ATATCAGGATTTGATCCATGCACGGATAATTATATCTACACCTACTTGAACACTCAGCAAGTTCAGACATCACTTCATGTCACTATTCCTCCAAAGACATGGGAATCTTGCAG TGGTGTAATTGATTATACAGAAGCCCCATCAACAGTCTTGCCAGTTATCAAGGAACTTATGAACAGTGGCATCAGTGTCTGGCTATATAG CGGGGACACGGATGGCGTAGTGTCAGTGACAACAACAAGATATGCCATAGACTATCTTCAAACTACAGTCAAAACACAATGGTACCCCTGGTACACTCAGGCTGAG GTGGGAGGATATGCAGTTGGATACGAAAATTTGACATTTGTGACTGTGAGGGGATCCGGACATTTTGTTCCAAGTTATCAGCCTTCTCGTGCACTTGCTTTGTTCTCTTCCTTTTTGGCTGGAGAGCTTCCTCCGTCTAATGAGAACTGA